In the Colias croceus chromosome 1, ilColCroc2.1 genome, tatggggaatcaaagcttccccatacgtccgctaggggcgctgttcgattccccatacaaatttcgctgtgacgcagacgcgatagtaacgtttcgtactcgatgaaaactcgcactaggcacactgaCACCACAGAGCGAGTAATTTCCATATTGTTTCCATTTCCATATATAATAAGGTACTCTGTGGCAAGCTGTGGTGgcaagtatttattataaaatttgatgTCCATGTGTGTCCACCTTATAGAccaataatttttgaaataaaaaaaatagtagtaggatgaaacccattagaaaaggaggggaatgtgataaaaattaaaggaaaaataaattacagacAATCCGAGTTCGGGAAGTGGGAGCTTTGCCTAAAAAATGGTTTCTCTTGATTTCCGACAAAACTACAAAACCTATGGAAAAAAGTTCAATGGCAtagttgtaggtaataaaaagttctacaacttttgtattcacaattttttcacataacctcaaaatttaggtgaaaaattcaaaaaaccaaGTTTTTGGAGATGTGGAGTGGAGATGGTGCAAAGTCAAGCAAAATGGTCACCCTAACTGCCATTTCTGGCCCGTATAAATTTAAGTCTAAGATTCGGGATTAGAAAATTATAGTTACCCTCATCTGTTATTTagatgaaacatttttttctatgctGATTTCAATAtcataaacttataaaaacaaCCTCTACCATCATAAGCCtgctgtataatatttaatcaatagtaattataattaattaactagtaattaatttttaatttttactttctcATGTTAGTTACATGTAAGTCCCCCTTAATCGGCCATTACTTCaaacaagtttattttaatacatcaGTACGGGGTTATATCGAGATTAAACAGTAAAATATTGGGTAGCTTAAAGGTTTTTTTGGCGGTGGGATATTATTTCCCTATATCCATGAACATACATGAGGGAAATAATCTCCTACTTTTGCCGCTTTTGCCCGTGCCTTTACTCGTCGATTTTAACACAGggacaaaaaaataaaaatgcatcattaaatttattatttattgaatatgtatgaattttgacgtgacaacgtcttataaattGGTTTGCCGGGTGACACTTCAAGAAACTGCGTTACGCTCCGCTCACGTTATGCGCTCACAATGAGAGCGAGTGAGAGGCACGCGTCCCTTCCACTcgggcatggttagcccgcctaagagcgagagagacagacataaaaagtcgttgtcacgtaaaactttcgcccgtataccgactttacaggcaaccaattttttttcttacaaaaataGAACGTGGCCGCCCTTTGTGCAAATTATGCATTTTGCATACCTactattatttcttatattttgtacattaaagaattataaataaatacataatattttacttttttacgaATGggtcttttttaaattactttttacttttttttactttttatacctacttgGTATGCTAACGGGATAAAGGGAAATATATTCTCATTTGAAGATTTCATGCACGGCTACAGGGTATTAATTTCCcaccattttttaaattagaaaaaataaccCAAAGTAACAGCTTTCGTacgttattttgtttatatttgataaataacaCGTTCTTCTTTacgaattaaaaacaattgcaTATTTACAGGAATTTTTCTGGCCGTAGATCCAAAAACTATCTTGAATTTCGGGAAAAAATGGTCGTTTTATTAGTGAACTTTTTACTTCGATTGTCTACTGACAATGAAAGTTGACGTTTAGAAATAAGTGTTgctagaaaaaaattaaaagaactaTCTATCTTAAGGTGCGTTCCTTAAATTTTACcgtatctttaaaaatacaaaaaataataattaatttgtgagCAATGCCGAGGTGGGAAAATAATAGCCCCATGGCTTATTAAGGGTTAAAACcgtcaatattttatattacataatttatatatacatcACTTGTACCTTAACATGTAAGGGAAATAAGCTACATTTATCTACCCTTAGTACTGTATCTACCTTGGTAACTGCAGCCAGGTGAGGAAAGGTAGATAATAGATATAGCAATCATAGAGATTGGTGCCTACAGTGAGGTAAGCGCTTGTCACGATACCAAAATTACCACTATTACTTGTATAcgaagtatattattattagtctgtgctattACACACAAATTACTTTTTAGCCCCAAAAGAATAATCTAGCTCTAGGGTAATTTCATAAGGCTCAACTTTATTCAAAATGGGGCCGAGTTTGTAATATTTTCCTATTTTATCATACTAAAAGAGGGTTTTTTTAGGCACTGAGCGTTCTAATTGGCTAATGAAGTTTAGTCAAATAATCAAAATGCTAGGATTCGGAGTAATTATATTGCAAAAGTGTAATTGAACCGAAACAAATATCACTTATAAGCGTTTTGGCGATACTTTCGACAAAATTATTTGTGATTACactatttcaataattttttgcCTTTTCTAGCCCTTTTCAGGGTGCCGACATGCCCTTTTTAGAATTCACAAAATCAGGTGGCAACTGGCAAGTGGCAATAGGCAATTGGCAACACTTGCGAGAactgaaaattgaaatttgaaataggtaggtaggtaccttcGAATTTTGATTCTTGACTAACTTGACTTCACTTGTTCGAAAAATTCAGTTGAAATACCTACGACAAGTCttctaaattatatacctactcgtcatataaaaaaaataattgatattggCAGCAGAAGAAACAATCAAGTGACACTACATTTGTTTGACAAAACAAGCTGTGAaaaccacagagcaagtaatatgtGAAAACGAGGACAAAACATTAATCTCCATTCTCAATTATTCCGTTAATGCgcgatacatttttattcaaattactGTAACGTTATAGAAAGAAACTAAACATGTCAGACCCATCTGATAACATTATTGACCTCACATCGCCTGCTCCATTTGGCTTGGTTAAGCATTGTAATTTCTCTGATGATGTTATTGAAATAGATGATACTGACGAATCAATTTGTGAGGTAATTGTTGAAACAAATCAAACAGTCACAGCTCCAAACAAAGCTTCAAATAAactcacaaaaaaatcaagagCGAAATCTTTGGAGCCAAAGACggtaagttttaatttaaataaggaTACATCTGAAATTTTAAGTATCGTACATAGAACatgtatttattcaactacACTTACTTTagaacaatttttcaatacttggttataagttataactaaAATCTCATACAATgaagttataatttatgaatgaaaaCACTCAGATTCACATTTGCCATGTTTGTTCACATCATCAAATCACACCAATACATGTAATTTTGGCATGTTAAATCTTAATCTTACAAATCAAGTTACATTTTGATTAGTTGAAAACAACAACATGCCTCATCAACAATAGGGGTTAAGAactcaaacaattttttattcagtaTAGACTTCTTTAGAATTGTCATAAGTATATCATTGAAATCTTATGAACCACTTAAATGGGTACCCCCAGGAGTAGATGAAAAATTGCTGAAACTAtccttacataataataatgaatggcAATCATAAATTAAGTAGATTAAAGAACtgcattaaaattgtaacttcATATATTCATAGTAGCCAATAgacatatttgaaaatatatacaccataatttactttaatataacTAAATGTATTATTGACTGTGTTAGTGTTGTGACAGTTAAAACTGATCCCAAAACTTGTCGGTTGAGGGATCAGTTTTAACTGCGtctgtaatataaaacaagatgtacttagttaatgtgctatactatttattaatatacctacatacttcAATTTCAGTTGGAAGTTCAATCACCTGAAAAAAAAGAAGTCAAGATTGGAGAGTGTCCCATATGCTGTGAACAATTGGGAAAGAAACCAGCATCATCAACAAAGTGTGGACATGTATTTTGTTTAGAATGCATACAGAGATCTTTAAAACATGACAAAAGATGCCCTCAATGTAGAAGAGCATTAAAAGGGGCTACTGCTTTTCATCCACTGTACCTTCCAATACAAACATAAATgttacagtaaaaataaaagatgtaaatatatttaataactttattacatatttagaattaaataataattacataactaagttttcattaatttttcatatttttttcttttacttaactacaataattaacaaaaacaaagattcaattatttattatcattttcatATAAAGTAAAGTATGTTTATACAATATGTACATGTTGTGTTTGAATAAAGCTggcaattattaataatcaaaataatcaaaattgtttatttggaaCACAACAACACACATATTCACACATAATATTTCCTCATGGAATTCTGAAAACTGCTGATGTGGATCCCAtgttcttatatttttatctttactCTACTTTTTCTATTTGTTACAACTGACTTAAacatttgtaattaatttatttctacattgtttttatgttgTGGTGACATCAAAATCTGATTTTCATTGTCTTTAAATGTTGGATATTACAACTAGCCACCTGCCTCTCCTTTGCTGTAATGTTGATGTACCTATTACCATTCCTTTAAACCACTATCTGTTGAATaatctcattaaaattaaaaatccatTGTACCTATAGTTTTAACGTTCTAACCATATATAAGATAACATTGTTTTGTTCTAAGTAGTGATTGTgatgcatataatataaatatgttattctAAATGTAAGTTTGTGACTGATGTTATGGAATAAATGtgttttgatataatttttatgtttgaatttaaacacactataaatgtgaaatacatgattcataaaattatacaatgtcAAGCAAgcctttaataataattgactcCAGCAATTTATGGGCTTTTAGCTTTTTGAGTATTCTTTTTTAAGAAAGCCATGCCATGAACTCTGAAATGTTTTTCTAAACTGTGAGGGTCAGTGAATTTTTCTCTGCAAATATTACATTGGTTTGATTCAAGTGGCTCATCTTCTGGTGCATTTGACTTAATGTGGTATTTTTCTAATGCATCTTTGTTAAAGCaatcatttttaacaatatattcattaaCATCTGTTATTTTATGATCTAATAACAAATGAGTTGAAAAAGAGGGCTTGACAGCAAAGCATTGCCCACACTCCATACACTGATAAGCCAAAGATGGATCTTTGTGtgataatatatgtaaatggAAAGTTTTTGCATCCTCTGTTTGGTACTGACACTTTTTGCAGTAATTAGGAGTATTCTGTTCAACTTGTATAGCTGTTGGTGGATCAATTTTATCAGTATGAGGTCCTACTTTATTTTTGTGATTGCGCTTGAATATCTTATTTGATTTACAGTGCTTTGTTCTAGTCCCTTTTTTCTTGATCTTCTCTAAATTCATTTTTGTCAAGTTTACTTTCAAATCTAAGCATTTAATATGATTGTGAAATTCTttgaaatgtgtttttatttcttccCAGTTTTCATTAACTTTAACTCTACACAAATGGCATACTATTTGATATACATCTTGCCTCTTGCTGCCTTCAGAGGGAGTCTCCAATGAGCAATAAGAACATTTATATGGCTCTTTATCAAAATTGCCATCAATCCATTGATGTACAGGTTTTGAACATGTATGGCAggttttcaatattattttgcatagAATCGATGACAAAGGTCTATAGTGTGTTGAATGATGCTTATCAATatgatgttttaataaatcatacaCATCAGTAGAAATAACACCGCATTCCCAACATGGATACATTTGATGATTCTTATGAATGGTTGAAAGATGAGTATCAAGGTGcttgtttatttgatttacacttaaaaatattgcagGACACTGTTGACATTCATAGTATGTagggtattttgttttatcacAACATCGCATTACATGTTTCAATACTGTATTCTCATTGTATCCAGCAAGAGCACACGAAggacatttaaatattttatttaagtggCTCTGCTTCATATGGGATATAAAAGAGTTTGGATGCAGCAACTGACAACCacttttgaaacatttaaTTCTAAATGTAACTCTCATCATTTTAAAGCCTTCACAGTCATGATTGTAAGGGTATGTACACACCCTATTTGTTAAATTCATACCACATTCTGGGCAAATGTATGGAGGGCTTTTCAAGTGCAAACGAATGTGAGCACTTAGTGCACATATTGAGGGTAGTGTGAATAAACATACAGGGCAAGTGTAGATCTTGTGTGCATGTTCCATATAATGTTTTACTCTATCTTTctctttgttttttgttactgtaatatttgttttgcaTTCAAAACAATATATGTTTGGAAATGTTTGGTCTGAATTAACAGTTCTGTACATTTCAGTTGCTGAATTAACAGTAACTGAATCTACACTCTTAGATGTTGTGGCAATTTCTGAGCTGATAAATAGCAGAGGTTCAACTTTTAAATCGCTCAAGTTGATGGTAGCGGTTTTATTACTATGAGATCTTATGTGAGCTAAAAACTGAcatctattataaaatacattcagTTTATTGCAATATCTGCATAAATAAGTAATCTGTAGAGATTTACGGCCAATGTGAACTTTATAACTCGATTCAAATATAAACCTGTAACAAagtgatatttaattaataaaagaaacagtatttgaaaaatttagttctgtaaatttaaataagtacctactaaaattCTTAATATGCATTCAAATGTCCAATAACATTATAAGTGCATACAAACAAACCTTAAATGAATTAAAGATTCCATCTActacaagtaggtacctatattctACAACAAAATATGATAGTACTTACTTATCACTACAATCTATGCATGAATACAGTTTGTGGCCATTTACAGGTActggtattttataattaggcATTGCTTTTGAGAATAATATGTTCTTTATACTTAGTTTATCATTGACCATATCTGAAGCTAAAGCCATTTTTGGACTTCTCTATCGCCTAAGTTGAAGATGTATCTGGAAATAGAAAAGTGCTTAACTACTTAGATAggtgcatattataataaatatatagaaattaGAAACGTAGCACTTATTTTTTCTAATGACCCATTTCTCGTATGAAAAACATAGTTATTCTTATCAATCAAagaaaattatcatatttgaATTACCTGTGTATAAATcaggatataaataaaataggtacaattttcaatttccaAATTCCAATCATTAAATCCGTTCTTGACATTTATCAATAGTCTGGCCAttgaaaaaaaactaatttggTATTGCCATttcaatacataaaatacttgtaaaatattattatacgaatAATTTTCATCACGAATTTGAGAAAATGAGAGATATCTTTAAATTTAGCGATTTATTGTAGTATTTTTCAGGACATAAAAAATCAAGTATGTAATTGTGACTTGTATTActaatttgttaatattacttattaatgGTAATTATTCAagtgtgaaaataataaatatagtatttGTTAAGTACGAGTTATTTTGGGTCCACACCTCATGTACAAATATCATTGGCAACATTTAATTCTGTAAAAGGGCTGATAGACGTACGAACTTTAAAGTCGCGGTTTtaaagttcgcgtacttactcggctcgcggcggtgacagacgtgcgagccaaggcgggcttcgagtaaaatttcaaacatgttggatcgtcaacgaacttactcgacggtttttaagtacgcgtactcggggtgacacacgagcgaaaaaggtcgtcgagccacaagttcgcgtacttactcgtaCGTCTGTCACCCCTTTAACATCTTGTATTTTCTTTGTCTATGATGataagagcgttttcacactatccgatccgatatcggatgTCGGCTATTGTTTGccctttcacattgtccgatAAAATCGTTCCGATATCATCATGAGTGATGCCAGAAATTTTTAgagaaaactaaactaaattgCCAGTTGATAAAaaaggtataattaaaaaaaaaaatcaaatgatAGATCATAGTTGTACacacacattaaaaataaatacgttaaaaacgttaaaaataacaacttctaaaaagaaaagtaaaatgtaaaaagattttatatcattaattactgcatattatttagatgtgctatttactaaatagttTTGATATCGGTCATTTGTATAGTATATGttaacacattataaattatataaatttatatcaataccTACTACAACCTAGCATTAGTTAATAGTTttagtaatacatattagtaaaTACCTTTCAAAATCTATTAGAtgtatttttagcaagacGTACCTAGtcatttagtcattttttcactatatacataactatttataaaagttcaTGTAGTACCTATGATAAATTTAGTAATACCTTAGACTTAGAGTGATACAATCTTTGTTcacattttcttttctttttcttattacacTGTAATatcctaaaataataatgtcacccgttcaaatatatttgtaatattatgattgttGTAATTTCCTGTAAGTaaagatacataaataattattttattgtcataagcaattattttagaattaaaagttttcaaactttGTGTCCTTTGttgtaaattcaaaataaaaataaaatcggtGTGAaatctcctcctttttttgaagtctgttaaaaacaaagcactcaatgacaacaatacaataaacagcacAACCAAAGCACAACCAACATCCGAGTAGGAGGAGGAGGtataaatcgtatttttaatgcctataaatacttaaatgtgtgttttcttaataaaaaaaggtttcTTTTAATAGAAAGGGTTTTAGGTTAAAGCAAAGAATTTCTTTAAAGATTTAGCGCCCTATAagactgaaaatacacaaactagtgcttttttgctgttgg is a window encoding:
- the LOC123693011 gene encoding uncharacterized RING finger protein C548.05c-like, with the translated sequence MSDPSDNIIDLTSPAPFGLVKHCNFSDDVIEIDDTDESICEVIVETNQTVTAPNKASNKLTKKSRAKSLEPKTLEVQSPEKKEVKIGECPICCEQLGKKPASSTKCGHVFCLECIQRSLKHDKRCPQCRRALKGATAFHPLYLPIQT
- the LOC123693002 gene encoding zinc finger protein 687a-like; amino-acid sequence: MALASDMVNDKLSIKNILFSKAMPNYKIPVPVNGHKLYSCIDCSDKFIFESSYKVHIGRKSLQITYLCRYCNKLNVFYNRCQFLAHIRSHSNKTATINLSDLKVEPLLFISSEIATTSKSVDSVTVNSATEMYRTVNSDQTFPNIYCFECKTNITVTKNKEKDRVKHYMEHAHKIYTCPVCLFTLPSICALSAHIRLHLKSPPYICPECGMNLTNRVCTYPYNHDCEGFKMMRVTFRIKCFKSGCQLLHPNSFISHMKQSHLNKIFKCPSCALAGYNENTVLKHVMRCCDKTKYPTYYECQQCPAIFLSVNQINKHLDTHLSTIHKNHQMYPCWECGVISTDVYDLLKHHIDKHHSTHYRPLSSILCKIILKTCHTCSKPVHQWIDGNFDKEPYKCSYCSLETPSEGSKRQDVYQIVCHLCRVKVNENWEEIKTHFKEFHNHIKCLDLKVNLTKMNLEKIKKKGTRTKHCKSNKIFKRNHKNKVGPHTDKIDPPTAIQVEQNTPNYCKKCQYQTEDAKTFHLHILSHKDPSLAYQCMECGQCFAVKPSFSTHLLLDHKITDVNEYIVKNDCFNKDALEKYHIKSNAPEDEPLESNQCNICREKFTDPHSLEKHFRVHGMAFLKKNTQKAKSP